One region of Streptomyces davaonensis JCM 4913 genomic DNA includes:
- a CDS encoding xanthine dehydrogenase family protein molybdopterin-binding subunit codes for MSNDAATAPAAAEAAPAPEPLPHGLGVSLPAADARAKTEGTFPYAADLWAEGLLWAAVLRSPHAHARIVSIDTTHARDMPGVRAVVTHEDVPGTPVHGRGTADRPVFASEVVRHHGEPIAAVAADHPDTARMAAAAVIVEYEVLDPVTDPEQAFEAEPLHPDGNLIRHIPLRHGDPDAAGEIVVEGLYRIGRQDPAPIGAEAGLAVPRPDGGVELYLASTDPHRDRDAAAACYGLAPDRVKIVVTGVPGATADREDQGFQLPLGLLALKTGCPVKLTATREESFLGHVHRHPTLLRYRHHADAEGKLVKVEAQILLDAGAYADTSAEALAAAVSFACGPYVVPNAFIEGWAVRTNNPPSGHVRGEGAMQVAAAYEAQMDKLAKKLGVDPAELRLSNVLATGDVLPTGQTVTCPAPVAELLQAVRDFPLPPLPKDTPEDEWLLPGGPEGAGEPGAVRRGVGYGLGMVHMLGAEGADEVSTATVKVQDGIATVLCAAVETGQGFATLARQIVQETLGIDEVHVAPVDTDQPPAGPGCRGRHTWVSGGAVERAAKMVRTQLLQPLAHKFGMSTELLQITDGKITSYDGVLSTTVTEAMDGKELWATAQCRPHPTEPLDEAGQGDAFVGLAFCAIRAVVDVDIELGSVRVVELALAQDVGRVLNPAQLAARIEAGVTQGVGIALTENLRTARGSIRHPDLTGYALPTALDAPDIKIVKLVEERDVVAPFGAKAVSAVPVVASPAAIASAVRAATGRPVNRLPIRPQAAVVTSGT; via the coding sequence GTGAGCAACGATGCCGCCACCGCGCCCGCTGCCGCGGAGGCAGCCCCCGCGCCCGAGCCGCTTCCGCACGGGCTCGGGGTCTCGCTGCCGGCCGCCGACGCTCGCGCCAAGACCGAGGGGACCTTCCCCTACGCCGCCGACCTGTGGGCCGAGGGCCTGCTGTGGGCGGCCGTGCTGCGCTCCCCGCACGCGCACGCGCGCATCGTGTCGATCGACACCACCCACGCGCGGGACATGCCCGGCGTGCGCGCCGTCGTCACCCACGAGGACGTTCCCGGCACCCCGGTGCACGGTCGCGGCACCGCCGACCGGCCGGTGTTCGCCTCCGAGGTGGTGCGCCACCACGGCGAGCCCATCGCGGCCGTGGCCGCCGACCACCCCGACACCGCGCGGATGGCCGCCGCGGCCGTCATCGTCGAGTACGAGGTGCTCGATCCGGTCACCGACCCCGAGCAGGCCTTCGAGGCCGAGCCGCTGCACCCCGACGGCAATCTGATCCGGCACATCCCGCTGCGCCACGGCGACCCGGACGCGGCCGGCGAGATCGTGGTCGAGGGCCTGTACCGCATCGGCCGCCAGGACCCGGCGCCCATCGGCGCCGAGGCCGGACTCGCCGTGCCCCGCCCGGACGGCGGCGTGGAGCTGTACCTCGCCTCCACCGACCCGCACCGCGACCGCGACGCCGCCGCCGCCTGCTACGGCCTCGCTCCCGACCGCGTGAAGATCGTCGTCACCGGCGTCCCCGGCGCCACCGCCGACCGCGAGGACCAGGGCTTCCAGCTCCCGCTCGGCCTGCTGGCGCTGAAGACCGGCTGCCCGGTGAAGCTGACGGCCACCCGCGAGGAGTCGTTCCTCGGCCACGTCCACCGGCATCCGACCCTCCTGCGCTACCGCCACCACGCGGACGCCGAGGGGAAACTGGTCAAGGTCGAGGCGCAGATCCTGCTGGACGCGGGCGCGTACGCGGACACCTCCGCCGAGGCCCTGGCGGCCGCCGTGTCCTTCGCCTGCGGCCCCTACGTCGTACCGAACGCCTTCATCGAGGGCTGGGCGGTCCGCACCAACAACCCGCCCTCCGGCCATGTCCGCGGCGAGGGCGCCATGCAGGTCGCCGCCGCCTACGAGGCGCAGATGGACAAGCTGGCGAAGAAGCTCGGCGTCGACCCGGCCGAGCTGCGCCTGAGCAATGTGCTCGCCACCGGCGACGTCCTGCCCACCGGCCAGACGGTCACCTGCCCGGCGCCGGTCGCCGAACTCCTCCAGGCGGTACGGGACTTCCCGTTGCCGCCGCTGCCCAAGGACACCCCCGAGGACGAGTGGCTGCTGCCCGGCGGACCCGAGGGCGCGGGCGAACCGGGCGCGGTGCGCCGCGGCGTGGGCTACGGGCTCGGCATGGTGCACATGCTGGGCGCGGAGGGCGCCGACGAGGTGTCCACGGCGACCGTCAAGGTGCAGGACGGGATCGCGACGGTCCTGTGCGCGGCGGTGGAGACCGGCCAGGGCTTCGCGACGCTGGCCCGCCAGATCGTCCAGGAGACCCTCGGCATCGACGAGGTCCATGTCGCCCCGGTCGACACCGACCAGCCCCCGGCGGGTCCGGGCTGCCGCGGCCGGCACACCTGGGTCTCGGGCGGCGCGGTGGAGCGCGCGGCGAAGATGGTCCGTACGCAGCTGCTCCAGCCCCTGGCGCACAAGTTCGGCATGTCCACCGAACTCCTCCAGATCACCGACGGCAAGATCACCTCGTACGACGGCGTCCTGTCGACCACGGTCACCGAGGCGATGGACGGCAAGGAGCTGTGGGCGACCGCGCAGTGCCGCCCGCATCCCACCGAGCCGCTGGACGAGGCCGGCCAGGGCGACGCCTTCGTGGGCCTGGCGTTCTGCGCGATCCGCGCGGTCGTGGACGTCGACATCGAGCTGGGCTCGGTCCGGGTGGTGGAGCTGGCGCTCGCCCAGGACGTGGGCCGGGTGCTGAACCCCGCGCAGCTCGCGGCGCGGATCGAGGCGGGCGTCACGCAGGGCGTCGGCATAGCGCTGACGGAGAACCTGCGCACGGCCCGCGGCTCGATCCGGCACCCCGACCTGACCGGGTACGCCCTGCCGACAGCCCTGGACGCCCCCGACATCAAGATCGTGAAGCTGGTGGAGGAACGGGACGTGGTGGCGCCGTTCGGTGCGAAGGCGGTGAGCGCGGTGCCGGTGGTGGCATCGCCCGCGGCCATCGCCTCGGCCGTACGCGCGGCGACGGGCCGTCCCGTGAACCGGTTGCCGATCCGCCCGCAGGCGGCGGTGGTGACGAGCGGCACGTGA
- a CDS encoding SUKH-4 family immunity protein: MIATLTKPEQLARHGRLISTFTLVAGPEPDRREAGGLAVSVPPRLLTEEFGRGRVVRFEDVDFPSALTHTPTRRFLSETGLPEEHALFHLHMDEVLPTLTEAHSAEPSYALPPDADRLIILGHLEDANTLLLNGETGTLLTWTPTDPTPHPLPADVSTLAFTLWLLHRDTLCA; this comes from the coding sequence ATGATCGCGACGCTCACCAAACCGGAACAGCTGGCCCGACACGGCCGTCTGATCAGCACGTTCACGCTGGTGGCGGGCCCGGAGCCGGACCGCCGCGAGGCCGGGGGCCTGGCCGTCTCCGTCCCGCCCCGACTGCTCACCGAGGAGTTCGGGCGCGGCAGGGTGGTGCGGTTCGAGGACGTCGACTTCCCGTCGGCCCTCACCCACACCCCGACCCGCCGCTTCCTGAGCGAGACGGGCCTGCCGGAGGAACACGCCCTGTTCCACCTGCACATGGACGAGGTCCTCCCGACCCTGACCGAGGCCCACAGCGCAGAGCCGTCCTACGCCCTCCCCCCGGACGCCGACCGCCTGATCATCCTCGGCCACCTGGAGGACGCCAACACCCTCCTCCTGAACGGCGAAACGGGCACTTTGCTGACCTGGACGCCCACGGATCCGACGCCCCACCCCCTGCCCGCGGACGTCTCCACCCTGGCTTTCACCCTGTGGCTGCTGCACCGGGACACCCTGTGCGCATGA
- a CDS encoding MFS transporter gives MTSPDPRDTAVAHDAEPTDKDASAETVLGRSYRALSIGIVSVVLLIAFEATAVGTAMPVAARELDGVSLYAFAFSGFFTTSLFGMVLAGQWADRRGPVGAVTAGIAAFAAGLLVAGTATAMWVFVLGRAVQGLGGGLVIVALYVVIGRAYPERLRPAIVAAFAASWVVPSIVGPLASGAVTEHLGWRWVFVGIPVLVVLPLALALPQIKRRASGPVAGAAPSFDRRRIRLALGISLGAGLLQYAAQDLRPLSVLPGAVGAALLVPAVLGLLPRGTYRAARGLPSVVLLRGVASGSFIAAESFVPLMLVTQRGLSPTLAGFSLAAGGVTWAAGSWVQSRPRLEPYRERLTTFGMVLVAAAIAAAPSVLIDSVPVWTLAVAWSFGCFGMGLVISSASVLLLKLSAPEEAGTNSASLQISDALSNVVLLSVGGAAFAALGGGALSHTATETSGSHPAAFAAVFLPMAAVALAGVWVTRRLHTR, from the coding sequence ATGACCAGCCCCGATCCCCGCGACACCGCTGTCGCGCACGACGCCGAACCCACCGACAAGGACGCCTCCGCCGAGACCGTGCTGGGCCGGTCGTACCGCGCGCTCAGCATCGGGATCGTCTCCGTCGTGCTGCTGATCGCCTTCGAGGCGACGGCCGTCGGTACGGCCATGCCCGTCGCGGCGCGGGAACTGGACGGGGTGTCGCTGTACGCGTTCGCGTTCTCGGGGTTCTTCACCACCTCCCTGTTCGGGATGGTGCTCGCCGGACAGTGGGCGGACCGGCGCGGCCCGGTCGGGGCGGTGACCGCCGGCATCGCGGCCTTCGCCGCCGGGTTGCTGGTGGCGGGGACGGCCACCGCGATGTGGGTGTTCGTGCTGGGGCGGGCCGTGCAGGGCCTCGGCGGCGGGCTGGTGATCGTCGCGCTGTACGTCGTGATCGGGCGGGCCTACCCCGAGCGGCTGCGCCCCGCCATCGTGGCCGCGTTCGCGGCGAGCTGGGTCGTCCCCTCGATCGTCGGACCGCTCGCCTCCGGCGCGGTCACCGAACACCTCGGCTGGCGCTGGGTGTTCGTCGGCATCCCGGTGCTCGTCGTCCTCCCGCTCGCGCTCGCCCTGCCGCAGATAAAGCGCCGCGCCTCAGGCCCGGTGGCCGGGGCGGCCCCGTCCTTCGACCGCCGCCGCATCCGCCTCGCCCTCGGCATCTCCCTGGGCGCGGGCCTCCTCCAGTACGCCGCCCAGGACCTGCGCCCGCTCTCCGTGCTGCCCGGTGCGGTGGGCGCCGCGCTGCTCGTCCCGGCCGTCCTCGGCCTCCTCCCGCGCGGCACCTACCGAGCCGCCCGCGGACTGCCCTCCGTGGTGCTGTTGCGCGGAGTCGCCTCGGGCTCCTTCATCGCCGCCGAGTCGTTCGTACCGCTGATGCTGGTCACCCAGCGGGGGCTGTCGCCGACGCTCGCCGGGTTCTCCCTCGCGGCCGGTGGCGTGACCTGGGCGGCGGGGTCGTGGGTGCAGTCCCGGCCGCGCCTTGAGCCGTACCGGGAGCGGCTGACCACGTTCGGGATGGTGCTGGTGGCCGCGGCCATCGCGGCGGCGCCCAGCGTGCTGATCGACTCCGTGCCGGTGTGGACGCTGGCCGTGGCCTGGTCGTTCGGCTGCTTCGGCATGGGCCTGGTGATCTCCTCCGCCAGCGTCCTCCTGCTGAAGCTCTCCGCCCCGGAGGAGGCCGGCACCAACTCCGCCTCCCTCCAGATCTCCGACGCGCTGTCGAATGTCGTGCTGCTCTCCGTGGGCGGCGCCGCCTTCGCGGCCCTCGGCGGCGGCGCCCTCAGCCACACCGCCACGGAGACCTCCGGCTCCCATCCGGCGGCCTTCGCGGCGGTGTTCCTGCCGATGGCGGCGGTGGCGCTGGCCGGGGTCTGGGTGACCAGGCGCCTGCACACGCGGTGA
- a CDS encoding type II toxin-antitoxin system death-on-curing family toxin → MTRHLTVADAERIARVAFGGRAPEMRDAGLFASAVRRPRARMFGTEAYADLYEQAAALLHALATNHPLVDGNKRTAWLAAATFLGVNGVDLAECDQDTAYDLVIDVASGAEGDVGRIAGRLREL, encoded by the coding sequence GTGACCCGGCACCTCACCGTCGCCGATGCCGAGCGCATCGCCCGGGTCGCCTTCGGCGGGCGCGCCCCGGAGATGCGGGACGCCGGGCTGTTCGCCTCCGCCGTACGACGGCCACGCGCCCGCATGTTCGGCACGGAGGCCTACGCCGACCTGTACGAGCAGGCCGCCGCCCTGCTGCACGCCCTCGCCACCAACCACCCCTTGGTCGACGGGAACAAGCGCACCGCCTGGCTCGCCGCGGCCACGTTCCTCGGCGTCAACGGGGTCGACCTCGCCGAGTGCGACCAGGACACGGCGTACGACCTGGTCATCGATGTGGCGTCCGGTGCCGAGGGGGACGTCGGACGGATCGCGGGGCGGCTGCGGGAGTTGTGA
- a CDS encoding DEAD/DEAH box helicase: MSASTSHHLSPAFPGRAPWGTASKLRAWQQGAMEKYIQEQPRDFLAVATPGAGKTTFALTLASWLLHHHVVQQVTVVAPTEHLKKQWAEAAARIGIKLDPEYSAGPLGKDYQGVAVTYAGVGVRPMLHRNRVEQRKTLVILDEIHHAGDSKSWGEACLEAFEPATRRLALTGTPFRSDTNPIPFVTYEEDNAGIRRSAADYTYGYGNALADHVVRPVIFLSYSGNMRWRTKAGDEIAARLGEPMTKDAVSQAWRTALDPRGEWMPSVLRAADQRLTEVRKAIPDAGALVIASDQDSARAYAKLIREITGSRATLVLSDDTGASKRIDDFSESNDRWMVAVRMVSEGVDVPRLAVGVYATTISTPLFFAQAVGRFVRSRRRGETASVFLPTIPDLLTFANEMEVERDHALDKPKKESEEDPYAESEKEMEEANKEQDEDTGEQDMLPFEALESDAVFDRVLYDGAEFGMQAHPGSEEEQDYLGIPGLLEPDQVQLLLQKRQARQIAHSRKKPDSEADLLELPAERRPVVSHKEMMELRKQLNTMVSAYVHQSGKPHGVIHTELRRVCGGPPSAEATAGQLRQRIAKVQEWATRMR, translated from the coding sequence ATGTCTGCCTCCACCTCCCACCACCTTTCCCCCGCCTTCCCCGGTCGTGCCCCCTGGGGTACCGCCAGCAAGCTGCGTGCCTGGCAGCAGGGGGCGATGGAGAAGTACATCCAGGAACAGCCGCGTGACTTCCTCGCGGTCGCGACCCCGGGCGCCGGCAAGACGACCTTCGCGCTCACCCTCGCCTCCTGGCTGCTGCACCACCACGTCGTCCAGCAGGTGACCGTGGTCGCGCCCACCGAGCACCTGAAGAAGCAGTGGGCGGAGGCGGCCGCGCGGATAGGGATCAAGCTGGACCCGGAGTACAGCGCGGGACCGCTCGGCAAGGACTACCAGGGCGTCGCCGTCACCTACGCGGGTGTCGGCGTACGGCCCATGCTGCACCGCAACCGCGTCGAGCAGCGCAAGACCCTCGTCATCCTCGACGAGATCCACCACGCCGGTGACTCCAAGTCCTGGGGCGAGGCCTGCCTGGAGGCCTTCGAGCCCGCCACGCGTCGGCTCGCGCTCACCGGTACGCCCTTCCGGTCCGACACCAACCCCATCCCCTTCGTCACGTACGAGGAGGACAACGCCGGTATCCGACGGTCGGCCGCGGACTACACCTACGGCTACGGCAACGCGCTCGCCGACCATGTCGTGCGGCCGGTCATCTTCCTCTCCTACAGCGGCAACATGCGCTGGCGCACCAAGGCGGGGGACGAGATCGCGGCGCGGCTCGGCGAGCCGATGACCAAGGACGCGGTCAGCCAGGCCTGGCGTACCGCGCTCGATCCGCGCGGCGAGTGGATGCCGAGCGTGCTGCGCGCCGCCGACCAGCGGCTGACCGAGGTCAGGAAGGCCATCCCCGACGCGGGCGCCCTCGTCATCGCCTCCGACCAGGACTCCGCCCGCGCCTACGCCAAGCTGATCCGGGAGATCACCGGCAGCAGGGCGACGCTCGTCCTGTCCGACGACACCGGCGCCTCCAAGCGGATCGACGACTTCAGCGAGAGCAACGACCGGTGGATGGTCGCCGTGCGGATGGTGTCGGAGGGTGTCGACGTCCCCCGGCTCGCCGTCGGGGTCTACGCCACCACCATCTCCACACCCCTCTTCTTCGCCCAGGCCGTCGGCCGTTTCGTGCGGTCCCGGCGCCGTGGCGAGACCGCCTCCGTCTTCCTCCCCACCATCCCCGACCTGCTCACCTTCGCCAACGAGATGGAGGTCGAGCGCGACCACGCCCTCGACAAGCCGAAGAAGGAGAGTGAGGAGGACCCCTACGCCGAGTCCGAGAAGGAGATGGAGGAGGCGAACAAGGAGCAGGACGAGGACACCGGTGAGCAGGACATGCTGCCCTTCGAGGCGCTGGAGTCCGACGCCGTCTTCGACCGGGTCCTCTACGACGGCGCCGAGTTCGGCATGCAGGCCCACCCGGGGAGTGAGGAGGAGCAGGACTACCTCGGCATCCCGGGGCTCCTCGAACCCGACCAGGTGCAGCTGCTGCTCCAGAAGCGGCAGGCCCGGCAGATCGCGCACAGCCGGAAGAAGCCGGACTCCGAGGCCGACCTGCTGGAGCTGCCCGCCGAGCGGCGGCCGGTCGTCTCGCACAAGGAGATGATGGAGCTGCGCAAGCAGCTCAACACGATGGTCAGCGCGTACGTTCACCAGAGCGGCAAGCCGCACGGCGTGATCCACACCGAGCTGCGCCGGGTCTGCGGCGGCCCGCCGAGCGCCGAGGCCACGGCCGGTCAACTCCGCCAGCGCATCGCCAAGGTGCAGGAGTGGGCCACGCGCATGCGCTGA
- a CDS encoding IclR family transcriptional regulator produces MTAETSQTLDRGLRVLKLLADTDHGLTVTELSNKLGVNRTVVYRLLATLEQHALVRRDLGGRARVGLGVLRLGRQVHPLVREAALPALRSLAEDIGATAHLTLVDGAEALAVAVVEPTWTDYHVAYRAGFRHPLERGAAGKAILAARRQPLEEPGYTLTHGELEAGASGAAAPLLGVTGVEGSVGVVMLADAVPERVGPRVMDAAREVAEALR; encoded by the coding sequence GTGACCGCGGAGACCTCTCAGACGCTCGACCGGGGACTGCGTGTCCTCAAGCTGCTGGCCGACACGGACCACGGGCTGACCGTCACCGAGCTTTCCAACAAACTGGGCGTGAACCGGACCGTGGTGTACCGCTTGCTGGCCACGCTGGAGCAGCACGCGCTCGTACGGCGTGATCTGGGCGGCCGGGCCCGGGTCGGGCTCGGAGTGCTGCGCCTCGGCCGCCAGGTGCATCCGCTGGTGCGCGAGGCCGCGCTGCCCGCGCTGCGATCGCTGGCCGAGGACATCGGGGCGACGGCACATCTGACGCTGGTGGACGGCGCGGAGGCGCTGGCCGTGGCGGTGGTGGAGCCGACGTGGACGGACTATCACGTGGCCTACCGGGCCGGTTTCCGGCACCCGCTGGAGCGCGGCGCCGCGGGCAAGGCCATCCTCGCCGCCCGCCGCCAGCCCCTGGAGGAGCCCGGCTACACCCTGACCCATGGCGAACTGGAGGCCGGCGCCAGCGGAGCCGCGGCACCCCTGCTGGGAGTGACCGGGGTCGAGGGCAGCGTCGGAGTGGTGATGCTGGCGGACGCCGTACCGGAACGGGTGGGGCCGCGGGTGATGGACGCGGCGCGGGAAGTGGCGGAGGCGCTGCGCTGA
- a CDS encoding YlbL family protein: MLSRLSRPQALVVCAVPVVALIATAALAPLPFALTQPGMTANVLGENKGEPVITISGAATRDTSGQLRMTTIEATGPDTSVSLGDLLDSWFRTDRAVMPRDAVYPSDKSTKEIEKYNTEQMRESQDAASEAALNYLDLDPAKVKVDLELADVGGPSAGLLFSLGIVDKLDGDGSGGDLTGGRTVAGTGTIDADGKVGAVGGVALKTQAARRDGATVFLVPKAECSDAKAELPEGLRLIPVTTLKGAVDSLIALEKGNGKVPSC, translated from the coding sequence GTGCTCTCACGTCTCTCGCGTCCCCAGGCCCTCGTCGTCTGCGCCGTGCCGGTCGTGGCGCTGATCGCCACGGCCGCGCTCGCGCCGCTGCCGTTCGCGCTCACGCAGCCCGGGATGACGGCGAACGTGCTGGGGGAGAACAAGGGCGAGCCGGTGATCACGATCTCCGGGGCGGCGACCCGGGACACCAGCGGGCAGCTGCGGATGACGACGATCGAGGCGACCGGCCCCGACACGAGCGTCTCGCTCGGCGACCTGCTCGACTCCTGGTTCCGCACCGACCGCGCCGTCATGCCCCGGGACGCGGTCTACCCCAGCGACAAGAGCACCAAGGAGATCGAGAAGTACAACACCGAGCAGATGCGCGAGTCCCAGGACGCCGCCTCCGAGGCCGCCCTGAACTACCTCGACCTCGACCCGGCCAAGGTCAAGGTCGACCTGGAGCTCGCCGACGTCGGCGGCCCCAGCGCCGGTCTGCTCTTCTCCCTCGGCATCGTCGACAAGCTGGACGGCGACGGCTCCGGCGGCGATCTCACCGGCGGCCGCACCGTCGCCGGTACGGGCACCATCGACGCCGACGGCAAGGTCGGCGCGGTCGGCGGCGTCGCCCTGAAGACCCAGGCCGCCCGCCGCGACGGCGCGACGGTGTTCCTGGTCCCCAAGGCGGAGTGCTCCGACGCCAAGGCCGAACTCCCCGAGGGCCTGCGCCTGATCCCGGTCACCACCCTCAAGGGCGCCGTCGACTCCCTGATCGCCCTGGAGAAGGGCAACGGGAAGGTCCCGAGCTGCTAG
- a CDS encoding ArsR/SmtB family transcription factor, producing the protein MPDPADELNPRVLDARSLRGLAHPLRMALLNALRRGGPATASQLAAALGESSGATSYHLRQLAEYGFIEDAPEHGKGRERWWRSAHGSVQFDDSLHHHPDPAVRGAADLFIHEVANIHTQEVATYLGTAHDWPDAWHRSTDLSDMTLRLTPELAVELISKMHELVDSYRALAPAEDAPDAEQVRVHTHLFPVRTA; encoded by the coding sequence ATGCCCGATCCCGCAGATGAACTGAATCCCCGTGTGCTGGACGCCCGTTCGCTGCGCGGCCTGGCGCACCCCTTGCGCATGGCCCTCCTCAACGCCCTACGACGCGGAGGACCGGCGACCGCCTCCCAACTGGCCGCCGCGCTGGGCGAATCCAGCGGCGCGACCAGCTACCACCTGCGGCAGCTCGCCGAGTACGGCTTCATCGAGGACGCTCCCGAGCACGGCAAGGGGCGGGAGCGCTGGTGGCGGTCGGCGCACGGGAGCGTGCAGTTCGACGACTCCCTGCACCACCACCCCGACCCGGCCGTGCGCGGGGCGGCCGACCTGTTCATCCACGAAGTGGCGAACATCCACACCCAGGAAGTCGCGACCTACCTCGGAACCGCCCACGACTGGCCCGACGCCTGGCACCGCTCCACCGACCTGAGCGACATGACGCTACGACTGACCCCCGAACTCGCTGTCGAGCTGATCAGCAAAATGCACGAACTCGTCGACAGCTACCGCGCCCTGGCCCCGGCCGAGGACGCCCCCGACGCCGAGCAGGTACGCGTCCACACCCACCTTTTCCCTGTCCGTACCGCGTGA
- a CDS encoding glycine betaine ABC transporter substrate-binding protein, translated as MVDDVVPGSIGKGEPLKGAELTVTSKEFTEQLILGAIMGIAWEAAGAEVLDRTGIQGSIGAREAVKSGDADGMYEYTGTAWITYLGNSEPIDNPHAQWEAVRKADLRNGLTWLEPSALNNTYALAMNQDNFEKYGTKTLSDVAELAATDPGAVTLCVESEFANRADGLPGMEKAYGMSIPAGNITQMDTGIIYTQAAKGSCTYGEVFTTDGRIKSMNLVVMEDDRKFFPNYNAAPEINSGTLKEYPAIAELLAPVTARLNNTVAQELNAKVDVDGEDPHEVALDWMKEEGFVKEG; from the coding sequence ATGGTCGACGACGTCGTCCCCGGTTCGATCGGCAAGGGCGAGCCGCTGAAGGGCGCCGAGCTGACGGTGACCTCGAAGGAGTTCACCGAGCAGCTGATCCTCGGCGCGATCATGGGCATCGCCTGGGAGGCGGCGGGCGCGGAGGTGCTCGACCGGACCGGTATTCAGGGGTCGATCGGGGCGCGGGAGGCGGTCAAGTCGGGGGACGCGGACGGGATGTACGAGTACACGGGCACCGCCTGGATCACGTACCTGGGCAACAGCGAGCCCATCGACAACCCGCACGCGCAGTGGGAGGCGGTGCGGAAGGCCGATCTGAGGAACGGGCTGACCTGGCTGGAGCCGTCCGCCCTGAACAATACGTACGCGCTGGCGATGAACCAGGACAACTTCGAGAAGTACGGCACGAAGACCCTCTCCGACGTGGCGGAGCTGGCCGCGACCGACCCCGGCGCGGTGACGCTGTGCGTGGAGAGCGAATTCGCCAACCGGGCCGACGGCCTGCCTGGCATGGAGAAGGCGTACGGGATGAGCATCCCGGCCGGGAACATCACGCAGATGGACACCGGGATCATCTACACCCAGGCGGCGAAGGGGAGTTGCACCTACGGGGAGGTCTTCACCACGGACGGCCGCATCAAGTCCATGAACCTGGTGGTCATGGAGGACGACCGGAAGTTCTTCCCCAATTACAACGCGGCGCCGGAGATCAACTCCGGGACGCTGAAGGAGTATCCGGCGATCGCAGAGCTACTGGCCCCGGTGACCGCACGCCTGAACAACACGGTGGCGCAGGAGCTGAACGCGAAGGTCGACGTGGACGGCGAGGACCCGCACGAGGTGGCGCTGGACTGGATGAAGGAGGAGGGGTTCGTCAAGGAAGGGTGA
- a CDS encoding ABC transporter permease: MTTSPEQERPEGEHEVKGLAFRDEGEAEQEAPPPPAVTARRVTWQQLTVLPALLVALLLATWLWFAQADLDPISENALSDGQVSKALWQHVELTVISTFFVLIIAIPLGVLLTRKAFRKATPVAMAVANMGQATPAIGLLALLVIWLGTGTKAALIGITVYAVLPVLANTIAGLKANDPTLLEAARGIGMSPLGVLSRVEMPLAVPLILAGVRTALVLNVGTATLATFGGGGGLGVLITTGITTQRMPVLVLGSILTVSLALLVDWLASLAELLLRPRGLEVGT; this comes from the coding sequence GTGACCACCTCTCCCGAGCAAGAGCGCCCGGAGGGCGAGCACGAGGTCAAGGGGCTCGCCTTCCGCGACGAGGGCGAGGCCGAGCAGGAGGCGCCGCCGCCACCGGCGGTCACCGCGCGCCGGGTGACCTGGCAGCAGCTGACCGTCCTGCCGGCCCTGCTGGTGGCGCTGCTGCTGGCGACCTGGCTGTGGTTCGCGCAGGCCGACCTGGACCCGATCTCCGAGAACGCGCTCTCCGACGGGCAGGTGTCGAAAGCCCTGTGGCAGCACGTGGAGCTGACGGTGATCTCCACCTTCTTCGTGCTGATCATCGCCATCCCGCTGGGCGTCCTGCTGACCCGCAAGGCCTTCCGCAAGGCGACCCCGGTGGCGATGGCCGTGGCCAACATGGGCCAGGCGACTCCGGCGATCGGCCTGCTCGCCCTGTTGGTGATCTGGCTCGGCACCGGCACGAAGGCGGCCCTGATCGGCATCACCGTCTATGCCGTCCTGCCGGTGCTGGCGAACACGATCGCGGGCCTGAAGGCGAACGATCCGACGTTGCTGGAGGCGGCACGCGGCATCGGCATGTCCCCGCTGGGGGTGCTGTCCCGCGTCGAGATGCCCTTGGCGGTCCCCCTGATCCTGGCCGGCGTCCGCACGGCCCTCGTCCTGAACGTCGGTACGGCGACGCTGGCCACGTTCGGCGGGGGCGGCGGCCTCGGGGTGCTGATCACCACGGGGATCACCACCCAGCGCATGCCGGTCCTGGTGCTCGGCTCGATCCTCACGGTGTCGCTGGCCCTGCTGGTGGACTGGCTGGCCTCGCTCGCCGAACTGCTGCTGCGGCCGCGGGGGTTGGAGGTGGGGACGTGA